From a single Cytophagia bacterium CHB2 genomic region:
- the rseP gene encoding RIP metalloprotease RseP yields the protein MTTILAFIFVVGILVLIHELGHFLAARWAGIRVERFSIGLPKHIWKKTIGDTEYCIGIVPLGGYVKMAGMIDESMDDKIEGKPDEFMSKPIWKRAIVIAAGPVMNIVLAIVLFAGIAFFAGIPELVPEIRTVLENSPAQSVGLQPGDRILNVAGHEIKTWQELTAIIHANPEKPLAMVWERSGERMSAEVTPRLDPDTKIGLIGISPKEIRRAVGFIESWSMGANISWQVTSQMGVMLGRLLRGEGSLKKELTGPIGIAMIAGEAARQGLESLFELMALISINLALMNLLPIPVLDGGHLVFLGLEAVMRRPVSVRTRMVMHQVVIALLLLLTVFITFNDIQRIVQKVW from the coding sequence ATGACAACGATATTGGCGTTCATTTTTGTCGTGGGCATACTCGTGTTGATTCACGAGCTTGGCCACTTTCTCGCCGCGCGCTGGGCCGGCATCCGCGTCGAGCGTTTTTCCATCGGCCTGCCAAAACATATTTGGAAGAAAACCATCGGCGATACCGAATATTGCATTGGTATTGTACCGTTGGGCGGCTATGTAAAAATGGCCGGCATGATCGACGAGTCCATGGACGATAAGATCGAAGGCAAGCCCGACGAGTTCATGTCCAAACCGATTTGGAAGCGGGCGATCGTCATCGCCGCGGGCCCGGTCATGAACATTGTGCTGGCCATCGTGTTGTTTGCCGGAATCGCATTTTTTGCCGGCATTCCGGAATTGGTGCCGGAAATCCGCACCGTTCTCGAAAACTCTCCGGCGCAAAGCGTCGGCTTGCAGCCCGGTGACCGCATTCTCAACGTCGCGGGACACGAGATTAAGACGTGGCAGGAGCTTACCGCAATCATTCACGCCAATCCGGAAAAACCGTTGGCGATGGTGTGGGAACGCAGCGGCGAGCGCATGAGTGCGGAAGTCACACCCCGCCTCGATCCGGATACCAAGATCGGGTTGATCGGCATCAGTCCAAAAGAAATTCGGCGCGCGGTTGGATTTATTGAATCCTGGTCGATGGGCGCGAACATTTCCTGGCAGGTCACCTCGCAAATGGGCGTCATGCTCGGGCGGTTGCTGCGCGGCGAAGGCTCGCTCAAAAAAGAGCTGACCGGGCCGATTGGCATTGCCATGATTGCCGGCGAGGCGGCGCGCCAGGGACTGGAAAGCTTGTTCGAGCTGATGGCGCTGATCAGCATCAACCTTGCGTTGATGAATTTGCTGCCGATTCCGGTGTTGGATGGCGGGCATCTGGTCTTTCTCGGGCTGGAGGCCGTCATGCGCCGGCCTGTGTCCGTGCGCACGCGCATGGTGATGCACCAAGTTGTGATTGCGTTGTTATTGCTGTTGACGGTATTCATCACGTTTAATGACATTCAACGGATTGTGCAAAAAGTCTGGTAG
- a CDS encoding pyridoxal phosphate-dependent aminotransferase, translated as MRFAKRMARLGTETAFEVLARARQLEAQGKHIIHLEIGEPDFDTPEFIVDEAINALRRGRTHYSPAAGIRELRQVIAEDVARTRGVAVHPENVVVTPGAKPIMFFALLALIDPDDEVIYPNPGFPIYESVIEFSGAKAVALPLKEEKGFRFDIADLEALITDRTRLLVLNSPANPTGGVMTHDDIKAVAEIARKRNLLILSDEIYKDILYDGKHASILSEPGMLERTILLDGFSKTYAMTGWRLGYGVMPEPLAQHVARLMINSNSCTSTFTQDAGIAALQGPRTEVKGFIAEFRKRRDLMVAGLNEINGVSCITPHGAFYCFPNVKKVPMPGKQLADLLLNEAGVAVLSGTAFGKYGDGYLRLSYANSVENIQTGLERIAKTIASL; from the coding sequence ATGAGATTTGCAAAGCGGATGGCCCGTCTCGGCACGGAAACGGCGTTTGAAGTGCTGGCGCGCGCGCGTCAGCTTGAAGCACAGGGCAAACACATCATTCATCTCGAGATCGGCGAGCCGGATTTCGACACGCCGGAGTTCATTGTGGATGAAGCCATCAATGCCCTGCGCCGCGGCCGCACGCACTACTCGCCGGCGGCCGGCATTCGCGAATTGCGCCAAGTGATTGCCGAAGATGTTGCGCGCACACGCGGCGTGGCGGTGCATCCTGAAAATGTCGTGGTCACGCCGGGCGCCAAACCGATCATGTTTTTTGCGTTGCTTGCCCTCATCGATCCCGATGACGAAGTGATTTACCCTAATCCCGGCTTTCCCATTTATGAATCTGTTATTGAATTCTCCGGCGCGAAAGCCGTTGCTCTGCCGTTGAAAGAAGAAAAAGGTTTTCGTTTTGATATTGCCGACCTGGAAGCATTGATCACCGATCGCACGCGCCTGCTTGTGCTCAATTCGCCGGCCAACCCCACCGGCGGCGTAATGACGCATGACGATATCAAGGCCGTCGCAGAAATTGCCCGCAAAAGAAATTTACTGATTTTGAGTGATGAGATTTACAAAGACATACTTTATGACGGCAAGCATGCCAGCATCCTGTCCGAGCCCGGCATGCTCGAACGCACGATTTTGCTGGATGGTTTTTCGAAAACCTATGCCATGACCGGCTGGCGCCTGGGTTACGGCGTTATGCCGGAGCCGTTGGCGCAACATGTCGCGCGGTTGATGATCAACAGCAATAGTTGCACCTCAACGTTCACACAAGATGCCGGCATTGCGGCGCTGCAAGGCCCGCGCACCGAAGTGAAGGGGTTTATCGCGGAATTCCGCAAGCGCCGCGACTTGATGGTCGCCGGCTTGAACGAAATCAATGGCGTGAGTTGCATCACTCCCCACGGCGCTTTTTATTGCTTTCCCAATGTCAAAAAAGTGCCCATGCCGGGCAAGCAGCTTGCCGATCTGCTGCTCAATGAAGCAGGGGTTGCCGTGCTCTCCGGCACGGCATTCGGAAAATATGGCGACGGCTATTTGCGCCTGAGTTATGCGAATTCCGTGGAAAATATTCAAACCGGCCTGGAACGCATCGCGAAGACGATCGCCTCCCTGTGA
- the gcvT gene encoding glycine cleavage system aminomethyltransferase GcvT, translated as MSSNSSATSPVKKTALHDVHAGLGAKMVEFGGFMMPVQYRGIIDEHNSVRQSAGVFDVSHMGEFEFRGPAALEFLQRMTINDVAKLAPGQAQYSAMCYPDGGIVDDLIIYRLADRYMAIVNAANLQKDWQWLQQAATPEVGMHDVSDQTSLLAVQGRNAQATLQKLTKTNLSEIKYYWFALGEIAGVPAVIARTGYTGEDGFEIAFEEKQSVKIWDAIFEAGKPFNIEPIGLGARDTLRLEMKYCLYGNDIDQTTNPIEAGLGWITKLDKGDFLGKQAIAAVKAQGPRRKLIGFELPGKNIARHGYALLKDGNAIGSVTSGTFSPSLQKSIGMGYVASDFSAIGSVIMVDIRGRQMEARVVKTPFYQRPY; from the coding sequence ATGTCAAGCAACTCCTCTGCAACTTCCCCGGTTAAAAAAACTGCTTTGCACGATGTGCATGCCGGCCTCGGCGCGAAGATGGTCGAGTTCGGCGGTTTCATGATGCCGGTGCAATATCGCGGCATCATCGACGAGCATAACAGCGTGCGCCAATCTGCCGGCGTGTTTGATGTTTCGCATATGGGCGAATTTGAATTCCGCGGCCCGGCAGCGCTGGAATTTTTGCAACGCATGACGATCAACGACGTTGCCAAGCTGGCGCCCGGTCAGGCGCAGTATTCCGCCATGTGTTACCCGGACGGCGGCATCGTTGATGATCTCATCATTTACCGTTTGGCCGACCGGTACATGGCCATCGTCAATGCCGCGAATTTGCAGAAGGACTGGCAATGGCTGCAGCAAGCGGCAACGCCCGAAGTTGGCATGCACGATGTCAGCGATCAAACGAGCTTGTTGGCAGTGCAGGGCCGCAACGCGCAAGCCACGCTGCAAAAACTCACGAAAACAAATTTGAGTGAAATCAAATATTATTGGTTTGCTTTGGGAGAAATTGCCGGCGTGCCGGCCGTGATCGCCCGCACCGGCTATACCGGCGAAGACGGCTTCGAAATCGCCTTCGAGGAAAAACAGTCGGTCAAAATTTGGGATGCTATTTTCGAAGCCGGCAAGCCCTTCAACATCGAACCGATTGGTTTGGGCGCGCGCGATACCCTGCGCCTAGAAATGAAATACTGCCTGTACGGCAATGACATCGATCAAACCACGAATCCGATCGAAGCCGGCCTGGGCTGGATCACAAAACTCGACAAAGGCGATTTTCTCGGCAAGCAAGCCATTGCTGCCGTGAAGGCGCAAGGCCCGCGCCGCAAGTTGATCGGCTTTGAATTGCCGGGCAAAAATATCGCGCGCCACGGTTATGCTCTGCTCAAAGACGGTAACGCGATTGGATCTGTGACAAGCGGCACGTTTTCGCCGAGCCTGCAAAAATCCATCGGCATGGGTTATGTCGCCAGTGACTTTAGCGCGATTGGCTCGGTGATTATGGTCGATATTCGTGGCCGGCAGATGGAGGCGCGTGTGGTCAAGACCCCGTTCTATCAAAGGCCTTATTAA